DNA sequence from the Alteribacter lacisalsi genome:
GAACGTCTTCCGCCATTCCATTCAGGCAAACGATACGGTCCTCATGATGCTTGCCTGGGGGGCATACGGCTTTGTTCTTCTCTTATTCGTGTATTTTATTTTTGAATTTCTTACCCCGAAATTTAAAGTGGATGAGGAATTGAAACGGGGGAACCGGGCCGTAGGGCTCATTTCCTTCATTCTGGCTGCGGCTCTATCCTATGTGATTGGGGCAAGCATCCGACATTAATTGTGCAATAAAGCAGGTGAATACGGATGGAAACATTGTGGAAAGTTCTGGCTGTGCTCTGTGGCGGCTTTATTATTGCGGGCTTTGTGTATGTGTTTTTTTTCAGCTGATTTT
Encoded proteins:
- a CDS encoding DUF350 domain-containing protein is translated as MNAIFEHDFIYTAGIYSVVVMAIIVFLAVFEVVTRYSAWEEIKKGNTAVAMATGGKIFGVANVFRHSIQANDTVLMMLAWGAYGFVLLLFVYFIFEFLTPKFKVDEELKRGNRAVGLISFILAAALSYVIGASIRH